Proteins encoded in a region of the Lemur catta isolate mLemCat1 chromosome 14, mLemCat1.pri, whole genome shotgun sequence genome:
- the CCNJ gene encoding cyclin-J isoform X1, which yields MELEGQWWRGQLAADIHQALRYKELKLPSYKGQSPQLSLRRYFADLIAIVSNRFTLCPSARHLAVYLLDLFMDRYDISIQQLHLVALSCLLLASKFEEKEDSVPKLEQLNSLGCMTNMNLVLTKQNLLHMELLLLETFQWNLCLPTAAHFIEYYLSEAVHETDLHDGWPMICLEKTKLYMAKYADYFLEVSLQDYAFLNYAPSLVAAACVASSRIILRLSPTWPTRLHRLTAYSWDFLVQCIERLLIAHDNDVKEANKQRGQAGHQSAQLSVFQTASQPSRPVHFQQPQYLHQPHQTSLQYRHPASEQPSCQQIVSTTHTSSYTLQTCPAGFQTSVQGLGQVQTGVGMSLAIPVEVKPCLSVSYNRSYQINEHYPCITPCFER from the exons ATGGAGCTGGAGGGGCAGTGGTGGCGAGGACAGCTGGCGGCTGATATTCACCAAGCGCTTCGGTACAAG GAGCTGAAGTTGCCCTCCTACAAAGGCCAGTCCCCTCAACTAAGTCTCAGACGGTATTTTGCTGACTTGATTGCCATTGTGAGCAATCGCTTCACGCTTTGCCCTTCAGCCCGCCATCTTGCTGTTTATTTGCTGGACCTGTTTATGGATCGCTATGACATCTCTATCCAGCAGCTGCATTTAGTTGCGCTTTCCTGTCTGCTTCTAGCAA gtaaatttgaagaaaaagaagatagtGTGCCTAAGCTGGAGCAGCTCAACAGCCTGGGTTGTATGACTAATATGAATCTagtattaacaaaacaaaatttgctACATATGGAACTGTTATTATTAGAAACCTTTCAGTGGAACCTCTGCCTTCCGACAGCTGCCCATTTCATTGAATATTACCTCTCTGAAGCAGTACATGAAACAGATCTTCATGATGGCTGGCCAATGATTTGCTTGGAAAAAACTAAACTCTATATGGCCAAATATGCAGATTACTTCCTAGAAGTATCTTTGCAAG ATTATGCCTTTCTAAATTATGCACCTTCTTTAGTAGCTGCTGCATGTGTGGCTTCTTCGAGGATTATACTTCGTCTTTCTCCAACGTGGCCTACAAGACTACATCGTCTTACTGCTTACTCCTGGGATTTCTTAGTGCAGTGTATTGAACGGCTATTGAT TGCTCACGATAATGATGtgaaagaagcaaacaaacagaGAGGACAAGCAGGACATCAGTCAGCACAACTAAGTGTGTTCCAGACAGCTTCCCAGCCCTCACGGCCAGTTCACTTTCAGCAACCTCAGTATCTCCATCAGCCACATCAGACATCACTGCAGTATCGCCATCCTGCATCGGAACAACCAAGCTGTCAGCAAATTGTATCTACCACACACACCTCATCCTACACACTACAGACATGTCCTGCTGGCTTCCAAACTAGTGTTCAGGGCCTTGGGCAAGTGCAGACTGGTGTTGGGATGTCGTTGGCAATACCAGTAGAAGTTAAACCCTGTCTGAGTGTTTCTTATAACCGGAGTTATCAGATAAATGAACATTACCCTTGTATTACTCCATGCTTTGAAAGGTGA
- the CCNJ gene encoding cyclin-J isoform X3, which translates to MELEGQWWRGQLAADIHQALRYKELKLPSYKGQSPQLSLRRYFADLIAIVSNRFTLCPSARHLAVYLLDLFMDRYDISIQQLHLVALSCLLLASKFEEKEDSVPKLEQLNSLGCMTNMNLVLTKQNLLHMELLLLETFQWNLCLPTAAHFIEYYLSEAVHETDLHDGWPMICLEKTKLYMAKYADYFLEVSLQAAACVASSRIILRLSPTWPTRLHRLTAYSWDFLVQCIERLLIAHDNDVKEANKQRGQAGHQSAQLSVFQTASQPSRPVHFQQPQYLHQPHQTSLQYRHPASEQPSCQQIVSTTHTSSYTLQTCPAGFQTSVQGLGQVQTGVGMSLAIPVEVKPCLSVSYNRSYQINEHYPCITPCFER; encoded by the exons ATGGAGCTGGAGGGGCAGTGGTGGCGAGGACAGCTGGCGGCTGATATTCACCAAGCGCTTCGGTACAAG GAGCTGAAGTTGCCCTCCTACAAAGGCCAGTCCCCTCAACTAAGTCTCAGACGGTATTTTGCTGACTTGATTGCCATTGTGAGCAATCGCTTCACGCTTTGCCCTTCAGCCCGCCATCTTGCTGTTTATTTGCTGGACCTGTTTATGGATCGCTATGACATCTCTATCCAGCAGCTGCATTTAGTTGCGCTTTCCTGTCTGCTTCTAGCAA gtaaatttgaagaaaaagaagatagtGTGCCTAAGCTGGAGCAGCTCAACAGCCTGGGTTGTATGACTAATATGAATCTagtattaacaaaacaaaatttgctACATATGGAACTGTTATTATTAGAAACCTTTCAGTGGAACCTCTGCCTTCCGACAGCTGCCCATTTCATTGAATATTACCTCTCTGAAGCAGTACATGAAACAGATCTTCATGATGGCTGGCCAATGATTTGCTTGGAAAAAACTAAACTCTATATGGCCAAATATGCAGATTACTTCCTAGAAGTATCTTTGCAAG CTGCTGCATGTGTGGCTTCTTCGAGGATTATACTTCGTCTTTCTCCAACGTGGCCTACAAGACTACATCGTCTTACTGCTTACTCCTGGGATTTCTTAGTGCAGTGTATTGAACGGCTATTGAT TGCTCACGATAATGATGtgaaagaagcaaacaaacagaGAGGACAAGCAGGACATCAGTCAGCACAACTAAGTGTGTTCCAGACAGCTTCCCAGCCCTCACGGCCAGTTCACTTTCAGCAACCTCAGTATCTCCATCAGCCACATCAGACATCACTGCAGTATCGCCATCCTGCATCGGAACAACCAAGCTGTCAGCAAATTGTATCTACCACACACACCTCATCCTACACACTACAGACATGTCCTGCTGGCTTCCAAACTAGTGTTCAGGGCCTTGGGCAAGTGCAGACTGGTGTTGGGATGTCGTTGGCAATACCAGTAGAAGTTAAACCCTGTCTGAGTGTTTCTTATAACCGGAGTTATCAGATAAATGAACATTACCCTTGTATTACTCCATGCTTTGAAAGGTGA
- the CCNJ gene encoding cyclin-J isoform X2, whose product MELEGQWWRGQLAADIHQALRYKELKLPSYKGQSPQLSLRRYFADLIAIVSNRFTLCPSARHLAVYLLDLFMDRYDISIQQLHLVALSCLLLASKFEEKEDSVPKLEQLNSLGCMTNMNLVLTKQNLLHMELLLLETFQWNLCLPTAAHFIEYYLSEAVHETDLHDGWPMICLEKTKLYMAKYADYFLEVSLQVAAACVASSRIILRLSPTWPTRLHRLTAYSWDFLVQCIERLLIAHDNDVKEANKQRGQAGHQSAQLSVFQTASQPSRPVHFQQPQYLHQPHQTSLQYRHPASEQPSCQQIVSTTHTSSYTLQTCPAGFQTSVQGLGQVQTGVGMSLAIPVEVKPCLSVSYNRSYQINEHYPCITPCFER is encoded by the exons ATGGAGCTGGAGGGGCAGTGGTGGCGAGGACAGCTGGCGGCTGATATTCACCAAGCGCTTCGGTACAAG GAGCTGAAGTTGCCCTCCTACAAAGGCCAGTCCCCTCAACTAAGTCTCAGACGGTATTTTGCTGACTTGATTGCCATTGTGAGCAATCGCTTCACGCTTTGCCCTTCAGCCCGCCATCTTGCTGTTTATTTGCTGGACCTGTTTATGGATCGCTATGACATCTCTATCCAGCAGCTGCATTTAGTTGCGCTTTCCTGTCTGCTTCTAGCAA gtaaatttgaagaaaaagaagatagtGTGCCTAAGCTGGAGCAGCTCAACAGCCTGGGTTGTATGACTAATATGAATCTagtattaacaaaacaaaatttgctACATATGGAACTGTTATTATTAGAAACCTTTCAGTGGAACCTCTGCCTTCCGACAGCTGCCCATTTCATTGAATATTACCTCTCTGAAGCAGTACATGAAACAGATCTTCATGATGGCTGGCCAATGATTTGCTTGGAAAAAACTAAACTCTATATGGCCAAATATGCAGATTACTTCCTAGAAGTATCTTTGCAAG TAGCTGCTGCATGTGTGGCTTCTTCGAGGATTATACTTCGTCTTTCTCCAACGTGGCCTACAAGACTACATCGTCTTACTGCTTACTCCTGGGATTTCTTAGTGCAGTGTATTGAACGGCTATTGAT TGCTCACGATAATGATGtgaaagaagcaaacaaacagaGAGGACAAGCAGGACATCAGTCAGCACAACTAAGTGTGTTCCAGACAGCTTCCCAGCCCTCACGGCCAGTTCACTTTCAGCAACCTCAGTATCTCCATCAGCCACATCAGACATCACTGCAGTATCGCCATCCTGCATCGGAACAACCAAGCTGTCAGCAAATTGTATCTACCACACACACCTCATCCTACACACTACAGACATGTCCTGCTGGCTTCCAAACTAGTGTTCAGGGCCTTGGGCAAGTGCAGACTGGTGTTGGGATGTCGTTGGCAATACCAGTAGAAGTTAAACCCTGTCTGAGTGTTTCTTATAACCGGAGTTATCAGATAAATGAACATTACCCTTGTATTACTCCATGCTTTGAAAGGTGA